The Spartinivicinus poritis DNA segment ATTTCGGCAGTTGAAAACTGAACCAGTCTATATTTTTTGCTGCTTTTTCCTTTTATATATATCATAATTATAATCATCTATAAAAATAAAATTTACTCCTGATATTGTAAACTCATTTATATTCCTAATTATCATCATGCCTAAGCTATATTTAGTAGCTTACCTGGTAGCGGAGGTGTTCTCAGCGCTACAAATGCTAGCCTAGGAATAAATTCTACTAAGCTAAACCTTCGATTAAATCGATACTGAAATTCAGCAAGATAACGCTGTGCATATTTAGCGCGAATAGCATGATAAGTACTACGTA contains these protein-coding regions:
- a CDS encoding transposase, which translates into the protein SDGLACFNGVIEAGCLHDKIVCGGGRSSVEEPEFYWVNTILGNLKSALRSTYHAIRAKYAQRYLAEFQYRFNRRFSLVEFIPRLAFVALRTPPLPGKLLNIA